A genomic window from Zonotrichia leucophrys gambelii isolate GWCS_2022_RI chromosome 25, RI_Zleu_2.0, whole genome shotgun sequence includes:
- the TTC24 gene encoding tetratricopeptide repeat protein 24, whose protein sequence is MTPHTPLPSLTPLAPTHPSVPTHPTVPSVPTVPTAPTDPTVPSAPTHPTGPTTPAAPSSCKKSQKKKKAAEARAAAQEGGDEAEGRVAAIEGLTRAGQRALAVGAAREAVGCFRKALLLSRDTASPQLHRACAFNLGAAYVETGKPRKGFEFLLQSQPSEAESGDHSGSLYFSVGAAHEGLQDFPKALECFEQVSGHAGAAQAGSRAGTCVQMGCCYLGMREPARAARCFLDAAQAYAAAESPGAAAVALSRASGSMLQSRRFRAADIAGVLARCRSLCESIPDPALRGKLYSDIGLGYSQLHIFSLAAESFERALGLCGAERDRQREAALMQNLGAALNALRSFGTALGWHRRAAALHGALGNRRAQGQSFGNLAFACSQLGKHGDAAESYLHALQAFRDSGDLQGQWQACEGLGAACLHLGDPQRAIGHYQEALVLLSRCQDSPRAAHKRVVHKLTDAIQHRLHLSNLSYPNPGLEPSQLRFCSTLPRASRSQLQGSKVGKAQAEDELYWCTPGAHPRYSGTRVALTGGLTLEPCNPSGLLGTSGEDDDGPSSASGYHSEPQANSTRTTSTLPLAKPPHASLQLRKYHRPAEHQSCSEPRPEGLTLHPTGHQKHQTLHQRPPESRDNDPTAGCWSRRGPRTATRTLSLVCSLV, encoded by the exons aTGACCCCACACACCCCTCTGCCCTCACtcaccccact agcccccacacacccctctgtccccacacaccctactgtcccctctgtccctactgtccccacagcccccacagatcccactgtcccctctgcccccacACACCCCACTGGCCCCACCACCCCCGCAGCCCCCTCCAGCTGCAAGAAGAgccagaagaagaagaaggcgGCTGAGGCCAGGGCAGCCGCTCAGGAGGGAGGGGATGAAGCGGAAGGGCGGGTGGCTGCGATCGAGGGCCTCACTCGGGCCGGACAGCGGGCGCTGGCTGTGGGCGCGGCGCGGGAGGCAGTGGGGTGCTTCAGGaaagccctgctcctctccagggaCACAGCGAGCCCCCAGCTGCACAGGGCTTGTGCCTTCAACCTGGGGGCTGCCTACGTGGAGACTGGGAAGCCCAGAAAGGGCTTTGAATTCCTCCTCCAGTCCCAGCCCTCAGAGGCTGAGAGCGGGGACCACTCGGGGAGCCTTTATTTCAGCGTCGGGGCAGCTCACGAAGGGCTCCAGGATTTTCCAAAGGCTCTGGAGTGTTTTGAGCAAGTCTCCGGGCACgctggtgctgctcaggctggcagCCGAGCGGGGACCTGCGTGCAGATGGGCTGCTGCTACCTGGGCATGCGGGAGCCGGCGCGGGCCGCGCGGTGCTTCCTGGACGCGGCGCAGGCCTACGCGGCGGCGGAGAgccccggggccgcggccgtggctctgagcagggcgAGCGGCTCCATGCTTCAGAGCCGGCGGTTCCGGGCCGCGGACATCGCCGGCGTCCTCGCCCGGTGTCGCTCGCTTTGCGAATCCATCCCCGACCCGGCCCTGCGAG GGAAACTCTACAGCGACATCGGGCTCGGCTACTCGCAGCTGCACATCTTCTCCCTGGCTGCCGAGAGCTTCGAGCGGGCGCTGGGGCTGTGCGGCGCGGAGCGGGACCGGCAGCGGGAGGCGGCGCTGATGCAGAACCTGGGCGCGGCCCTCAACGCCCTGCGCAGCTTCGGCACCGCGCTGGGCTGGCACCGGCGAGCGGCCGCGCTGCACG GTGCTCTGGGGAACCGCAGGGCTCAGGGGCAGAGCTTTGGGAACCTGGCGTTcgcctgcagccagctggggaaGCACGGGGATGCTGCCGAGAGCTACCTGCACGCCCTGCAGGCCTTCAGGGACTCGG GGGACTTGCAGGGGCAGTGGCAAGcgtgtgaggggctgggggcagcgtGCTTGCACCTGGGAGACCCCCAGAGAGCCATTGGGCACTATCAGGAGGccctggttttgctttcccGCTGTCAG gacagccccagagctgcccacaaACGGGTGGTGCACAAGCTCACAGATGCCATCCAGCACCGACTCCACCTCAGCAACCTCTCCTACCCCAACCCAGGCCTG GAGCCCAGCCAGCTGCGGTTTTGCTCCACACTGCCCCGTGCCAGTAGGTCACAGCTCCAGGGGAGCAAGGT GGGGAAAGCCCAGGCTGAGGACGAGCTGTACTGGTGTACACCAGGAGCACATCCCAGGTATTCAG GCACAAGAGTGGCCCTGACTGGTGGTCTCACACTGGAACCTTGCAACCCAAGTGGCCTCCTGGGCACCTCTGGGGAGGATGATGATggtcccagctcagcctcaggcTATCACAGTGAGCCCCAGGCTAACAG CACGAGGACCACAAGCACCCTGCCCCTGGCCAAGCCACCCCATGCCAGCCTCCAGCTCCGTAAGTACCACAGACCAGCAGAACATCAATCCTGCAGTGAACCCAGGCCTGAGGGTCTCACACTGCATCCCACAGGGCaccaaaaacaccaaaccctccatcagagGCCTCCAGAGAG CCGTGACAATGACCCCACTGCCGGCTGCTGGTCCCGCCGGGGACCCCGCACGGCCACCAGGACTCTGTCCCTCGTCTGCAGCCTCGTGTGA
- the NAXE gene encoding NAD(P)H-hydrate epimerase gives MPSPRALLGLGLLVAAARAGGRCGERGWSWGLDRERCRCLPRRAMHVPSPGAGPKGLRFLGQEEAQAIDQELFTEYKFSVDQLMELAGLSCATAIAKAYPPSSFTTSQPAVLVVCGPGNNGGDGLVCARHLKMFGYQPTVYYPKRSSKPLFEGLTTQCNKMDIPFLPEFPAEAEFIDELYGLVVDAIFGFSFTGAVREPFGSILSTLERVTVPIASIDIPSGWDVEKGKADGLQPDMLISLTAPKKAAMHFTGRYHFLGGRFVPPALQEKYSLNLPEYPGTDCVLQLT, from the exons ATGCCGAGCCCGCGAGcgctgctgggcctggggctgctggtggcggcggcgcgggcgggcgggcggtgcGGGGAGCGCGGCTGGAGCTGGGGTTTGGACCGGGAGCGGTGCCGGTGCCTGCCCCGCCGCGCCATGCACGTCCCCAGCCCGGGGGCCGGCCCGAAGGGGCTCCGCTTCCTCGG GCAGGAGGAGGCCCAGGCTATCGACCAGGAGCTCTTCACTGAGTACAAGTTCAGCGTGGATCAGCTGATGGAGCTGgcggggctgagctgtgccactgCCATTGCCAAg GCCTACCCACCCAGCTCCTTCACCACGAGccagcctgctgtgctggtggtcTGCGGGCCAGGGAACAACGGCGGTGATGGGCTGGTCTGTGCCAGGCACCTGAAGATGTTT GGCTACCAGCCAACGGTGTATTACCCCAAGCGCTCCAGCAAGCCCCTCTTTGAAGGTTTGACCACCCAGTGCAACAAGATGGATATTCCCTTCCTCCCCGAGTTCCCAGCTgag GCTGAGTTCATTGACGAGCTCTACGGCCTGGTGGTGGATGCCATTTTCGGCTTCAGCTTCACGGGAGCAGTGCGGGAGCCCTTTGGCAGCATCCTCAGCACTCTGGAGCGTGTCACAGTGCCCATTGCCAGCATTGACATCCCCTCAG GCTGGGATGTGGAGAAGGGGAAGGCAGACGGCCTCCAGCCCGACATGCTCATCTCCCTGACGGCGCCCAAGAAGGCAGCGATGCATTTCACAGGCCGGTACCACTTCCTTGGGGGCAGGTTTGTGCCCCCTGCGCTGCAGGAGAAATACAGCCTGAACCTGCCAGAGTACCCTGGCACAGACTGCGTCCTGCAGCTCACCTAG
- the LOC135457859 gene encoding G patch domain-containing protein 4, producing MSAAEPPGRGMLFAETQLRRHGWRQGQGLGRREDGIAEAIRVKVKCDTAGVGHDAAEPFTFHWWDHVFNKAAANIAVEAGQDGISVKALSEQGGSISNKKPRKAGSSGSLLYGRFVKSATLTACGEESVPASSESSQEEEEEKLDLSSVRRLTDEELVQACGGRTAHKGARHGLTMSAKLARLEEQERAFLATYRQQEQQQEPPESSQGKKKKRKRSRDGAEVPQSQEPNTEEEEVLEEEKVVKKKKKKQGPSREEEVTGEEEVMRKKKKKKVITEPCGEEVSGEEGKVMKRRKKPELNTEEEVVEENGKAAKRKKKKKKKKQEEEGKEEPAETQTDEPNLGHSPTKKRKKKKQEEEDEEEPAETDVPLQETDEPNLGHSPTKKRKKKKRKREPE from the exons ATGAGCGCCGCGGAGCCGCCGGGCCGCGGGATGCTGTTCGCCGAGACCCAGCTGAGGCGGCACGGCTGGCGCCAAG ggcaggggctgggcaggcgGGAGGACGGCATCGCCGAGGCCATCCGGGTGAAGGTGAAATGCGACACGGCGGGG GTGGGACACGACGCGGCAGAGCCCTTCACCTTCCACTGGTGGGACCATGTCTTCAACAAGGCGGCTGCTAACATCGCTGTGGAGGCCGGGCAG GATGGCATCTCTGTGAAGGCACTTTctgagcagggaggcagcatCAGCAACAAGAAGCCACGCAAGGCTGGCAGCAGCGGGAGCCTGCTGTACGGCCGCTTTGTGAAG tcaGCCACGCTCACAGCCTGTGGGGAGGAGTCAGTGCCAGCCAGCTCTGAGAGCAgtcaggaggaggaggaggagaagctggacCTCTCTTCGGTCAGGAG gctgacGGACGAGGAGCTGGTGCAGGCGTGCGGGGGCCGCACAGCACACAA GGGTGCCCGGCACGGCCTGACCATGAGTGCCAAGCTGGCAcgcctggaggagcaggaacgAGCCTTCCTGGCCACGTACCggcaacaggagcagcagcaggagccgccagagagcagccagggcaaaaagaagaaaaggaaacggtccagggatggagctgaggtGCCACAGAGCCAGGAACCAAAcacagaagaggaggaggtgttggaagaagaaaaggttgtgaagaagaagaaaaagaagcagggGCCAAGCAGAGAAGAGGAGGtgacaggagaggaggaggtcatgaggaagaagaagaagaagaaggtgatCACGGAGCCATGTGGAGAAGAGGTAtcaggagaggaggggaaggtcatgaagaggaggaagaagccaGAGCTAAACACAGAAGAGGAGGTGGTGGAAGAGAATGGGAAggctgcaaagaggaaaaagaagaagaagaagaagaagcaggaagaggagggcaAAGAAGAGCCAGCTGAAACACAGACAGATGAGCCAAACTTGGGACACAGCCCTacaaagaagaggaagaagaagaagcaggaagaggaggacGAAGAAGAGCCAGCTGAAACAGATGTACCTCTACAAGAGACAGATGAGCCAAACTTGGGACACAGCCctacaaagaaaaggaagaagaagaagaggaagagggagCCAGAGTGA